From Candidatus Zixiibacteriota bacterium, one genomic window encodes:
- the cdaA gene encoding diadenylate cyclase CdaA, whose protein sequence is MTVFSYEFIKFGLKDVFDVLLVSFIIYQAFKLVKGTRSAQIIIGLGLIFGVAFIAYWFQLEGVTWLFSNLATFGLIVLVIVFQPELRGVLAQLGQNRLLRRFVMLERRHTVEEVSRAVLRLSELRYGGLIVIERRTGLRNFAETGKGLNSELSFELLVTLFTPYTPLHDGAVIVSGEFVTAAAASLPLTTNPRFRKLYGMRHKAAIGVSEVSDAVVVVVSEETAGISIAHEGALETDIKKAEFRDRLAKYLAR, encoded by the coding sequence ATGACGGTATTCAGTTACGAGTTTATCAAGTTTGGTCTGAAGGACGTTTTCGATGTCTTGCTGGTATCGTTTATCATATATCAGGCCTTCAAGCTGGTAAAAGGTACTCGCTCGGCGCAGATCATCATCGGGCTGGGGTTGATCTTCGGCGTGGCCTTTATTGCCTACTGGTTCCAACTGGAAGGGGTCACCTGGTTGTTCTCCAACCTGGCTACGTTCGGCCTGATCGTGCTGGTGATTGTCTTTCAACCGGAACTTCGTGGGGTATTGGCTCAACTTGGACAGAATCGCCTCCTGCGGCGGTTTGTTATGCTCGAACGACGACACACAGTCGAGGAGGTTTCTCGTGCCGTACTCAGACTTTCGGAGTTGCGCTATGGAGGGTTGATTGTCATTGAGCGTCGTACGGGGTTGCGGAACTTTGCGGAGACTGGCAAGGGGCTCAACTCGGAGTTGTCCTTCGAACTGTTGGTTACGCTTTTCACTCCCTATACACCCTTACACGATGGCGCTGTGATCGTTTCGGGCGAGTTTGTCACTGCGGCGGCAGCTTCTCTACCGTTGACTACCAATCCACGCTTCCGCAAACTATATGGGATGAGGCACAAGGCGGCTATTGGCGTCTCTGAGGTCTCAGACGCGGTCGTGGTTGTCGTATCAGAAGAGACCGCCGGTATCTCTATCGCCCATGAGGGAGCACTGGAGACCGACATCAAGAAAGCAGAATTCCGGGACCGGCTGGCTAAGTATCTTGCCCGCTAA
- a CDS encoding NAD-dependent succinate-semialdehyde dehydrogenase: protein MKAINPATGELIKEYQEHSPEEIKQIISDTDEDFHTWRETSFSHRSQLMHLAAEVQRENRNKYAEIMTLEMGKTITEALAEVDKCAWVCDFYADNAERFLADEEIESDASRSLVAFEPLGIVLAVMPWNFPFWQVMRFAAPALMAGNAGVLKHASNVPGCALAIEEIFREAGFPKNLFRTLLIPARMVEAVITNQLVKAVTLTGSEPAGQQVASTAGRMIKKSVLELGGSDPFVVLEDADLDTCVTTSATARMINQGQSCIAAKRFIVVESLVEEFASRQAEILSSMKIGDPLDPTTQVGPLARMDLLEELDDQVQRSIKAGARLLCGGKRADLPGAYYLPTVLTNVRPGMAVYSEETFGPVSAVISVKDTDEAIRVANDSPFGLSSSVWSRDLHRAESVARRIEAGAVFVNGMSKSDPRLPFGGIKTSGYGRELSHYGIKEFVNIKTIWIA from the coding sequence ATGAAAGCAATCAACCCTGCTACCGGCGAACTAATCAAAGAATATCAGGAGCACAGCCCCGAGGAAATCAAGCAGATCATTTCCGATACTGACGAAGATTTTCACACTTGGCGAGAAACATCGTTCTCGCACCGCAGTCAATTGATGCATCTGGCTGCTGAGGTCCAGCGCGAGAACAGAAACAAGTACGCCGAGATAATGACTCTGGAAATGGGCAAGACGATCACCGAGGCTTTGGCTGAGGTCGACAAGTGTGCCTGGGTTTGTGATTTCTATGCCGACAATGCTGAGCGTTTCCTGGCCGATGAAGAGATCGAATCAGACGCCAGCCGCAGTTTGGTAGCTTTTGAGCCGCTTGGGATTGTGCTGGCGGTGATGCCGTGGAATTTCCCCTTCTGGCAAGTGATGCGGTTTGCCGCTCCAGCCCTGATGGCCGGCAACGCGGGAGTTCTCAAGCACGCCTCGAATGTGCCCGGTTGCGCGTTGGCGATTGAAGAAATATTCCGTGAGGCTGGTTTCCCGAAGAATTTATTCAGAACGCTTCTCATTCCTGCTCGAATGGTTGAGGCGGTCATCACGAACCAACTCGTCAAAGCTGTCACTCTTACCGGCAGCGAACCAGCCGGGCAACAAGTTGCATCTACTGCCGGACGGATGATCAAAAAGTCTGTACTGGAACTGGGTGGATCGGATCCATTTGTAGTGCTTGAAGATGCCGATCTTGACACGTGTGTGACGACTTCGGCAACGGCGAGGATGATTAACCAGGGGCAGAGCTGTATAGCGGCCAAACGGTTTATCGTAGTTGAGTCACTGGTTGAGGAGTTTGCATCGCGGCAGGCAGAAATACTGTCATCCATGAAAATCGGTGACCCACTGGACCCAACTACCCAGGTTGGACCGTTGGCTCGGATGGATTTACTGGAAGAACTTGATGATCAGGTGCAGCGGTCAATTAAAGCTGGTGCGCGCCTGCTGTGTGGCGGCAAACGCGCCGATCTTCCCGGTGCTTATTACCTGCCGACAGTGTTGACCAACGTTAGGCCGGGGATGGCCGTCTATAGCGAGGAGACGTTTGGACCTGTCTCGGCGGTCATTAGCGTCAAGGACACCGATGAGGCGATTCGTGTTGCCAATGATTCCCCGTTCGGTTTGTCATCGAGTGTCTGGTCGCGAGATCTCCACCGGGCCGAGTCTGTCGCTCGGCGGATTGAGGCTGGCGCGGTGTTTGTCAACGGAATGTCCAAATCAGACCCGCGACTGCCGTTTGGTGGTATCAAGACATCAGGTTATGGTCGGGAACTATCACACTACGGAATCAAGGAGTTTGTCAATATCAAGACGATCTGGATTGCCTGA
- a CDS encoding efflux RND transporter periplasmic adaptor subunit, giving the protein MKLPARITLSLLILVAGFLGMWALLSLKSGTPKRSPEIRTKMVETVIVQLQPVQTRIITYGRVTSSQPVLLHAEVAGTLQPGTVPFKPAQSFSKGDLLVEIDDRQAHLNLNSMLSDLMTALATVLPEIKVDFPDEYQVWQDYFNSCQFNKKIAPLPETSNPKVKLFLSRFNVHKLYFSVRNLEILLDKHYFYAPFDGSIVSANLRVGSSVRIGTLLGEIINLEQMEIAMPVEAKDIQWIDRQQLITFTSTEIPGQWTGSITRTGSDIDTRSQTVQVFVSMNNGPGTALLNGTFLEARIPGHSIDNAYAVPPRAIYEDRYVYLIADGKLERSPITIVRREPDRVIIDNGVKNDDTLVVEIMQGVAPGMPARPRTMSNENRGH; this is encoded by the coding sequence ATGAAACTACCAGCCAGGATAACGTTGTCACTACTGATACTTGTGGCCGGTTTTTTGGGTATGTGGGCATTGCTAAGCCTGAAGTCAGGAACGCCCAAGCGGTCACCGGAGATTCGAACGAAGATGGTCGAAACCGTGATTGTCCAGTTACAACCCGTTCAGACCAGGATTATTACCTACGGAAGGGTTACCAGTTCTCAACCAGTGTTGCTTCATGCTGAGGTTGCCGGTACCCTTCAGCCGGGGACAGTTCCTTTCAAGCCGGCCCAGTCCTTTTCAAAGGGTGATTTGCTGGTGGAAATCGATGATCGCCAGGCTCACCTCAATTTGAATAGTATGTTAAGTGACTTAATGACGGCCTTGGCTACAGTTCTTCCTGAGATCAAAGTTGATTTTCCAGACGAATATCAAGTATGGCAGGATTACTTCAATTCTTGTCAGTTCAACAAGAAGATTGCGCCTCTTCCGGAGACAAGCAATCCGAAGGTTAAACTGTTTCTATCCAGGTTCAATGTCCACAAGTTGTACTTCTCTGTTCGCAATCTGGAGATTCTGCTCGACAAGCACTATTTCTACGCTCCTTTTGACGGCTCAATCGTATCGGCCAACTTGCGGGTTGGCTCTTCGGTTCGAATCGGTACCCTGCTGGGGGAGATCATCAACCTTGAGCAGATGGAAATAGCGATGCCGGTGGAAGCTAAGGACATCCAATGGATTGATCGACAGCAATTGATTACGTTCACTTCAACCGAGATCCCGGGTCAATGGACTGGGAGCATTACACGGACAGGAAGTGACATTGACACCCGCTCACAGACTGTACAAGTATTTGTATCTATGAACAATGGACCGGGAACCGCATTGTTGAATGGGACTTTCCTTGAGGCGCGTATCCCTGGTCATAGCATCGACAATGCCTATGCTGTCCCGCCCAGAGCGATATATGAAGACAGGTATGTTTATCTGATTGCCGATGGTAAGTTGGAACGCAGCCCTATTACGATTGTCCGCCGGGAACCCGACCGGGTCATCATTGATAATGGCGTCAAGAACGATGACACGCTGGTAGTGGAAATTATGCAGGGAGTAGCTCCGGGAATGCCGGCCCGTCCGCGCACAATGTCAAATGAAAATCGGGGACACTGA
- a CDS encoding TolC family protein: MFRLLLLPAVLLAVSLSAEPMMTLEEAIALGLKNSYNIKVARNQAQMADNNKGLGLAGFLPTVDASGGYRLTNGDLEIDLPPSSAESEKENLTAELSLRWTLFDGFRMFVDRKKFNELARMGEYQARNQIEGSIVNISRAYFNLVQQERLLQVASDTRDLSEARLRRERIRNELGGSSSTDFLHAQVAFNSDQSTLLSQQLLVNIARQQLNVLLGQDPATSYSVSNEILIPELSLDYTQVHDLALEHNSSLKAAELSEKITGRDVQKASSSFLPNLSAYANYGYSDETANSTAGLNPGLDVGTQTTSTTVGLSLSLNLFNGRRNRIELQNAKIEAVNQALVLRDARNRLIGLVCETFDTYHQRMEVITLEAQNAETAQQNLDLQKERQEQGIVNSLEFRDAQLSLTKAQTSLITARYQARISRLEIEQLIGSLEID, encoded by the coding sequence ATGTTTAGACTACTGTTACTCCCGGCTGTACTGTTGGCAGTCTCTCTCAGCGCTGAACCAATGATGACGCTGGAGGAGGCAATAGCCCTGGGCTTGAAAAATAGTTATAACATTAAAGTAGCGCGCAACCAGGCGCAAATGGCAGACAACAACAAGGGGCTGGGGTTGGCTGGCTTCCTGCCGACAGTAGATGCGTCCGGTGGCTATAGGTTGACCAACGGCGATTTGGAGATAGACCTGCCACCTTCCAGTGCTGAATCTGAGAAAGAAAACTTAACCGCCGAATTGTCTCTTCGCTGGACACTTTTTGACGGCTTCAGGATGTTTGTCGATCGCAAAAAGTTCAACGAGTTGGCCCGGATGGGTGAGTACCAGGCCAGAAATCAGATTGAGGGTTCGATTGTAAACATCTCCAGAGCCTATTTCAACCTGGTTCAGCAGGAACGGCTGCTGCAGGTGGCTAGTGATACACGTGACCTCTCGGAGGCACGCCTGAGACGGGAACGTATACGAAATGAACTCGGCGGCTCTTCCTCAACCGACTTCCTCCACGCTCAGGTGGCTTTCAATTCTGATCAGTCGACTCTTCTCAGCCAACAGTTACTGGTGAATATCGCTCGCCAACAGCTTAACGTTCTTCTTGGGCAAGACCCGGCCACATCATATTCTGTTAGTAATGAGATCCTCATACCAGAATTGTCGCTGGACTATACGCAAGTACACGACTTGGCGTTGGAACATAATAGCAGTCTAAAGGCAGCCGAGCTGAGCGAGAAAATCACCGGTCGTGATGTACAAAAAGCAAGTTCATCATTCCTGCCAAACTTGTCTGCGTATGCAAACTACGGCTACTCCGACGAAACTGCCAACAGCACGGCAGGGCTGAATCCGGGTCTCGATGTCGGTACTCAAACCACTAGTACCACTGTTGGTCTGTCGCTATCTCTAAATCTGTTTAACGGAAGGCGCAACAGGATAGAGCTGCAAAATGCAAAGATTGAAGCCGTCAACCAGGCGTTGGTTCTGCGTGACGCCAGGAATCGTCTGATCGGACTCGTTTGTGAAACTTTCGACACATATCACCAGAGGATGGAAGTCATTACTCTAGAGGCACAGAACGCTGAAACTGCTCAACAGAATCTTGATTTGCAAAAAGAACGTCAGGAACAGGGGATTGTTAATTCGCTTGAGTTTCGAGATGCCCAGTTAAGTTTGACGAAAGCGCAAACTTCTTTGATTACTGCTCGCTATCAGGCACGCATTTCCCGCCTGGAGATAGAACAACTCATCGGTTCGCTGGAGATTGATTAA
- a CDS encoding efflux RND transporter permease subunit, which produces MVAYLIRYPIWVTVLMSGVLLYGALALSQMRFSFFPESQPKVISVEVVYPGAAPEEVEEGVILKIEENLDGLQGVERVTSVSRENSGVVTVELVLGSDIDKVLADIKNAVDRINSFPADAEKPVIYEQKFRSRSQSIGLYGETNRHNLKYMAEELRDELLATDEISQVTLAGLPALEFSIEVSEADMRRYQLTFDEIRQAVGQSNVNISSGKIDSDDEEILIRAWGRDYYADDLLDIPVRGNPDGTVIHLRDVATVREQWADVPIKSYYNGQYTVVLDINQTEDEDILAIADRTNKIVDRFNETHETVKVAVLRDLTIPLNQRITLLVKNGLIGLVLIMICLGFFLNLRLSFWVAASIPFSFAGMFIIANAAGITVNIMSLMGMIIVVGILVDDAIVVGENVFAHFERGKPALQAAIDGTMEVIAPVFTSVMTTIIVFMGMFYLEGNMGEMIWQVALVVIASLLFSLVEAFLILPSHLAHSRGLKPQRNIPAIREKIEKVIKHFTYQIYAPVLRAALRRKWMVLVMPLAAVMITVGLLGGGLIGVTFFPNVDGDEFPINISLVAGRQEVDTDAILATIEDVCWEVNEELKNERDDGLDVIVSIKRDIGSNDFGETGSHAGRLFLRLLDGEQRGMESFEVARRIQKAVGQVPEAQNITFGKSGHFGKAVSVSLLGNDVEQLAKAASLLKTELEDFTSLKDVTDSDQRGRREIDIALKPRAHALGLTLQEVVGQVRQGFFGQEIQRIQRGRDEIKVWVRYSPEDRAALGILDQMRIRTPNGTEYPFSELAEYTIERGLTQINHLNRKREIKVEANQANVKDDLPPILAEIEEEVLPRVLSQVHGVTALFEGQSREQKKMMTSMRNAFSVAFLSMFILIVLVFRSYAQAGIIFSLIPIGVLGAIWGHGIQGLQISMLSATGMMALAGIIINDSIVFVDQINRFLREGQKVKEAVFNSGIARLRPILLTTLTTSLGMAPLIMETSKQAQFLIPMAAAVAYGLVFGTLILLIVLPATFLAFNSIRVRFAGILSGGPVTAESVEPAVKELAIMIDSPIQVKDVGHV; this is translated from the coding sequence GTGGTTGCCTACCTAATACGGTATCCCATCTGGGTGACCGTTCTCATGTCCGGCGTTCTGTTGTACGGGGCGTTGGCGCTATCACAGATGCGCTTTTCCTTCTTTCCGGAAAGTCAACCCAAAGTCATAAGTGTTGAGGTTGTCTATCCAGGCGCTGCCCCGGAAGAAGTTGAAGAGGGAGTAATCCTCAAGATAGAAGAGAATCTCGACGGTCTGCAGGGAGTAGAACGGGTTACGTCTGTTTCGCGGGAAAATTCGGGTGTTGTTACTGTGGAGTTGGTTCTGGGGTCGGACATCGACAAGGTTCTGGCCGATATCAAGAACGCGGTTGATCGGATCAACTCTTTCCCCGCAGATGCCGAGAAGCCGGTTATCTACGAACAGAAATTTCGTTCTCGATCACAGTCGATTGGACTCTATGGTGAAACGAACCGGCACAACCTGAAATACATGGCTGAGGAACTGCGTGACGAATTGCTGGCTACCGATGAGATTTCTCAGGTCACTCTCGCAGGTCTTCCGGCGCTCGAGTTTTCAATCGAAGTCTCCGAAGCGGACATGCGTCGTTATCAATTGACGTTCGATGAAATCCGTCAGGCTGTCGGTCAGAGCAATGTTAATATCTCCAGCGGCAAAATTGACAGTGACGATGAAGAGATACTTATCCGTGCCTGGGGGAGAGACTACTATGCCGATGATCTGCTGGATATTCCGGTTCGCGGTAATCCCGACGGCACTGTTATTCATTTAAGGGACGTTGCTACTGTCAGGGAACAGTGGGCGGATGTTCCAATCAAGTCGTATTACAACGGCCAGTACACAGTTGTACTTGATATCAACCAGACCGAGGATGAGGATATTCTGGCAATCGCTGATCGGACCAATAAGATTGTGGACCGGTTCAATGAAACTCACGAGACTGTGAAGGTCGCGGTTCTCCGGGACTTGACCATACCACTTAACCAGCGTATCACGTTGCTGGTCAAGAATGGGTTGATCGGGCTGGTCCTGATAATGATCTGTCTTGGTTTTTTCCTAAATTTGCGACTCTCGTTTTGGGTGGCAGCAAGTATCCCCTTTTCATTCGCAGGGATGTTCATTATTGCCAACGCCGCCGGGATCACGGTCAACATCATGAGCCTGATGGGTATGATCATAGTGGTGGGTATTTTAGTTGATGATGCCATCGTTGTCGGAGAGAATGTCTTTGCTCACTTTGAACGTGGTAAACCTGCGCTGCAGGCGGCAATTGATGGTACGATGGAGGTGATTGCGCCGGTTTTTACGTCAGTCATGACTACGATTATTGTCTTCATGGGGATGTTCTACCTTGAAGGTAACATGGGTGAGATGATCTGGCAGGTAGCCCTGGTAGTCATCGCCTCGCTTCTTTTTTCGCTGGTCGAAGCATTTCTTATCCTACCGTCGCATCTGGCTCACTCCAGGGGGCTGAAACCCCAGAGGAACATTCCAGCAATTCGTGAAAAGATAGAAAAAGTCATCAAGCATTTTACCTATCAAATATATGCTCCGGTACTGAGGGCCGCGTTGCGGCGAAAGTGGATGGTGTTAGTAATGCCATTGGCTGCTGTTATGATCACGGTTGGTTTGCTGGGCGGTGGTCTTATCGGGGTTACTTTCTTCCCGAATGTTGATGGTGATGAATTCCCGATCAATATCTCTCTTGTGGCCGGACGGCAGGAGGTAGACACTGATGCAATTCTGGCGACAATAGAAGATGTCTGTTGGGAAGTTAATGAAGAGCTGAAGAACGAGCGAGATGATGGACTTGATGTTATCGTATCTATTAAACGAGATATCGGCAGTAATGATTTTGGGGAAACTGGTAGTCACGCCGGTCGCCTGTTTCTTCGCCTTCTCGATGGCGAACAGAGAGGGATGGAGAGTTTCGAAGTAGCTCGTCGCATCCAAAAGGCTGTGGGGCAGGTGCCTGAGGCACAGAATATTACTTTTGGGAAGAGCGGGCATTTCGGTAAGGCGGTTTCGGTAAGTCTTCTGGGAAATGATGTTGAACAACTGGCCAAGGCCGCTTCGTTGCTTAAGACCGAACTGGAGGACTTCACGTCGTTGAAGGATGTCACCGATAGTGATCAGAGAGGTCGTCGGGAAATCGACATTGCTTTGAAGCCCCGCGCTCATGCTTTGGGGCTGACGTTGCAGGAAGTTGTCGGGCAGGTACGTCAGGGATTCTTCGGACAGGAAATTCAGCGAATTCAACGTGGTCGGGATGAGATAAAGGTGTGGGTGCGTTACAGCCCTGAGGATCGGGCAGCCCTTGGGATTCTGGATCAGATGCGTATCCGCACTCCCAATGGAACTGAGTACCCCTTTAGCGAACTGGCTGAGTACACGATTGAGCGTGGCCTTACACAGATAAACCATCTGAATCGGAAACGCGAGATCAAGGTTGAAGCTAACCAGGCAAACGTCAAAGATGATTTGCCGCCGATTCTGGCCGAGATTGAAGAGGAAGTTCTACCTCGTGTGCTAAGCCAGGTACATGGAGTTACTGCCCTGTTTGAAGGACAGTCACGGGAACAGAAAAAAATGATGACTTCCATGCGGAACGCCTTCTCAGTGGCTTTCCTTAGTATGTTTATCCTGATAGTCCTGGTGTTCCGCTCATATGCTCAGGCTGGCATCATTTTCTCGCTAATCCCCATAGGCGTTCTGGGTGCAATTTGGGGACATGGAATCCAGGGATTGCAAATAAGCATGCTGTCTGCGACCGGGATGATGGCTTTAGCCGGGATTATCATCAACGATAGTATTGTATTTGTTGACCAGATCAATCGCTTCCTTCGTGAAGGTCAGAAAGTCAAGGAGGCGGTGTTCAATTCGGGAATCGCCCGTTTGAGGCCAATTCTGCTGACAACTCTTACGACTTCTCTGGGGATGGCGCCCCTTATTATGGAGACAAGTAAACAGGCACAGTTCCTGATACCGATGGCGGCGGCGGTTGCCTACGGGTTAGTGTTTGGCACTTTGATTTTGTTGATTGTTCTGCCAGCAACATTTTTGGCTTTCAACAGTATCAGGGTAAGGTTTGCCGGTATATTATCGGGTGGACCAGTGACGGCAGAATCGGTTGAACCGGCAGTGAAGGAGTTAGCCATAATGATTGATAGTCCTATCCAAGTTAAGGATGTTGGCCATGTTTAG
- the lepA gene encoding translation elongation factor 4 — translation MHDLNTIRNFSIIAHIDHGKSTLADGLLKATETLSKRQMRNQVLDSMDLERERGITIKAHAIRLEYHSADDKVYRFNLIDTPGHVDFTYEVSRSLAACEGAILVVDASQGIEAQTLSNLYLAMDNDLEILPVVNKIDLPNAQPDKVVAELVDLLGCTPDSVLRCSAKMGTGVDELLETIVRVIPPPKGDPEAPLQAMVFDSVYDSYRGAMPLVRIINGTLRQGDRVRFMSTSKTYEVDETGFLQLGLFPQEMISAGDVGYLFASIKQVTDTKIGDTITIVDRPANEPLGGFVDVKPMVFSGLYPAIAEDFSQLREALDKLKLNDSSLVFTPESSTALGFGFRVGFLGLLHMEIITERLSREYGQTIINTVPNVEYHVHTTDGNMLKVDNPALMPSPQEMEKIEEPFVDSQIIVPADYIGPIMRLATERRGEYKTTEYLSPTRASLTYVFPLSEIIFDFYDRLKSVSRGYASFDYDLPFYRRSDLVKLDILVNGDPIDALSVIIHREKAYRWGRELNEKLRQLIPRQMYEVIIQASIGSRIVSRATVKPLRKNVTARCYGGDITRKRKLLEKQKEGKKRMKQFGKVEIPQEAFLAALKIER, via the coding sequence ATGCACGACCTGAATACAATCCGAAACTTCTCGATTATCGCCCACATTGATCATGGCAAATCCACGCTGGCGGATGGGCTTCTTAAGGCTACCGAGACTCTTTCCAAACGCCAGATGCGGAACCAGGTATTGGACTCGATGGACCTGGAACGGGAACGTGGGATCACAATCAAAGCGCACGCTATCCGTCTGGAATACCATTCTGCAGACGACAAGGTCTACCGCTTCAACCTGATTGATACGCCCGGCCATGTCGATTTTACCTACGAAGTGAGCCGGTCACTGGCTGCCTGCGAGGGGGCTATTCTGGTTGTTGATGCTTCCCAGGGAATCGAGGCGCAAACTCTGTCGAATCTGTACCTGGCGATGGATAACGATCTGGAAATTCTTCCGGTGGTCAACAAGATCGATTTACCCAATGCTCAGCCTGACAAGGTGGTTGCTGAACTGGTGGATTTACTGGGCTGTACTCCAGATTCCGTGCTTCGTTGTTCAGCCAAGATGGGAACCGGTGTTGATGAACTGCTTGAGACTATTGTGAGGGTTATTCCTCCGCCCAAGGGAGACCCGGAGGCGCCGCTGCAAGCGATGGTCTTTGATTCTGTCTATGACAGCTACCGGGGAGCTATGCCGCTGGTAAGGATTATCAATGGAACGTTGCGTCAGGGTGATCGCGTTCGGTTTATGTCAACCAGCAAGACTTACGAGGTCGATGAAACCGGGTTCCTGCAACTGGGCTTGTTTCCTCAAGAGATGATTTCGGCCGGTGATGTAGGTTATCTTTTCGCCTCTATCAAACAAGTGACTGACACCAAAATTGGGGATACCATTACTATCGTCGATCGGCCGGCCAACGAACCGCTTGGCGGATTTGTTGATGTTAAGCCAATGGTTTTCTCCGGGCTGTATCCGGCCATCGCCGAGGATTTCTCTCAGCTTCGTGAGGCATTGGATAAACTCAAGCTCAATGATTCCTCGCTGGTGTTTACCCCGGAGTCTTCGACAGCTCTGGGGTTTGGGTTCCGGGTCGGGTTTCTCGGATTGCTGCACATGGAAATCATTACCGAACGATTATCCCGTGAATACGGACAGACGATTATCAATACGGTCCCGAATGTTGAATATCACGTCCATACGACCGATGGAAACATGCTGAAAGTTGACAACCCGGCACTGATGCCGTCCCCGCAGGAAATGGAAAAGATCGAAGAGCCGTTTGTTGATTCACAGATAATTGTTCCCGCGGATTACATCGGCCCCATAATGCGACTGGCCACGGAACGTCGCGGTGAATATAAGACTACGGAATATCTTTCACCTACTCGGGCGAGCCTCACCTATGTCTTTCCCCTGTCGGAAATAATTTTCGATTTCTACGACCGGCTGAAATCTGTCAGTCGCGGTTATGCGTCGTTTGATTATGATCTGCCTTTCTATCGCCGGTCGGACTTGGTCAAGCTTGATATTCTGGTCAACGGTGATCCAATTGATGCTTTGTCAGTAATAATCCATCGCGAGAAGGCTTATCGCTGGGGGCGGGAACTTAACGAAAAACTGCGTCAGCTCATCCCGCGCCAGATGTACGAGGTTATCATTCAGGCATCTATCGGTAGCCGGATTGTCAGCCGTGCCACCGTCAAGCCGTTGCGAAAAAATGTCACGGCCCGATGCTACGGTGGTGACATCACGCGCAAACGTAAGCTCCTCGAAAAGCAAAAAGAGGGCAAAAAGCGCATGAAACAGTTCGGCAAAGTGGAGATCCCCCAGGAAGCCTTCCTGGCCGCCCTCAAGATCGAACGATGA
- a CDS encoding nuclear transport factor 2 family protein, whose amino-acid sequence MNQQSNVNAEIEQIQTVIHSSIGWAANKDKELLFGCFADDKELFYFCPRDDGTIHGRQAFVNLTESFFMAEEFKAVSYEIKDLHVNLSRSGDVAWYHARLDDYNEWQGQTANWEDVRWTGVLEKRNARWVIVQMHFSSPTDRSSDDEAS is encoded by the coding sequence ATGAATCAGCAGTCTAATGTTAATGCCGAAATTGAGCAGATTCAAACCGTCATCCATTCCAGTATCGGCTGGGCGGCGAATAAGGACAAGGAATTGCTATTTGGTTGTTTTGCCGATGACAAGGAGTTGTTCTACTTCTGTCCTCGAGATGATGGCACGATCCATGGCCGTCAAGCCTTTGTCAATCTAACAGAGTCATTTTTCATGGCAGAGGAATTCAAGGCAGTCAGTTATGAAATCAAGGACCTCCATGTGAATCTCTCTCGGTCTGGTGATGTGGCCTGGTATCATGCCCGTCTGGATGACTACAACGAATGGCAAGGTCAAACCGCCAATTGGGAGGATGTTCGTTGGACTGGTGTACTTGAGAAGCGCAATGCCCGATGGGTCATAGTGCAAATGCACTTTTCGTCACCGACTGACCGTTCTTCCGATGATGAAGCGAGCTAA